Part of the Lytechinus variegatus isolate NC3 chromosome 16, Lvar_3.0, whole genome shotgun sequence genome, GCCTTGCTATCCCCGTCATTCACTGGCTTCCATTTCCTCGCTCTACTGTGGGGTGACAGATTATCCTTTCCACCTTTACTTGCGAAGTACTGCTCAGCGTATCGATTTGTCTCAATTACAATCTTATGAATAATGTCCTTGGTAAGAAAATCAGAAAAGATCTCATAAGGTGTTGCCTCACTATCAGGTTCCTGTAACAATGGGCCAACTCTCTCGCTGAACGCCTTTAGCCATACGTCATCGTAAACCCCTTCAACAATTCCTCCAGCATcgccattatcaccaacctcaTTCCCATGGTCAAGCTCTGGGTTGGAATCAACATCCATTTCTTTCTCCGACTCCTCATCTGGCAAACTCCATCCAGCTTCTCACGCCTCCAAATCAAGATGGTCATCATCCCCATTTTCACTAAATTGGTCAGAGGTGATAAAGTCTATTGCTTCCCTAAGCTCATCCTCATTCAAGGACCGTCTCATCATCCTGACGGACAAAGAAGAACTGAAGAAGAGAATCCTGTAAAACAGAATGACATTAATGTAACTTCAAAACAAAAGCTTATACGTAGATGGTTAttgcatttataaataaaacataagaataatATAGCAACTGCACCCTAAATCTCTAAACCTTTAAAGGGGGTACTCCAAGCTGAGAATAATATGGTtcgaaaaaagaataaagaataaagatCTACAACTGTActtaaaaatacttaaaattttatcaaaattcgACAAGAAACACCAAAATTATGACACTTTTATGAACCATTACATTACCTTGGTGAAACAGTTTGAGTTATATCCATGTTTTCAAGATTATTCAGTGAGTTAACTTCCTCACTTTTATTaaaagggagacatatcatacacaatGATAATGTGATATCATCAGAAAACCTAAAGAGGGAATATGCCATCATCACTCCACCAGGTATATATTCATGATAACATGCGTGTACAGGTCACTGTATTCATAACATACTGTCCTATAGCTTTGGTAAATGGTCAGTACTGAAGAATCATTGAACATCACAATTCAAgattcaaaattacaaaaatgtaataataatatgcaacatttgcCCCTGTGCCGTGTAACTATGAATGTATTAAAGCAGCACATGTAAATGTGACACTTACCAGACTTTACTCCATACGTCAATCAAACTCAAAGGAGGTGATGTCTGACTGCTGACCTGTCGTGCCACGTCCAGGCATGTGTAGTCCGAGAAGTCACACAGAGGTTCTAACCAATTGTCTTGGGACATGGACATCTTGCCCGCAAATTCACAGTTGCACTCCCAGCCATaaagacaacaacaaaaacagttTCATGAGATGAGATTACTGTGCAATCcaataaaaaagcaaaataatgttgaaaataattGTTGAGACATCATTGTTCTTCCAGAAATATTAGTTGTGTTATATGTACACGCAAAGGATTATGGGACTAGCTTGCACACGCACTCGCACGTGTCTGCTTCAGCCCGGTATTCATGAATAACAATTTGTGTacggattttgatgagaaaaatGCTTAAAGAATTTAGTCACTGATTTTGAAAGAAAGATGTTTGAAATTACATGAAATGctcaacccaagtgaggtaaatgggtacctggcaggaatttattccttgaaacgcagcgcacGTAACAGCTGCACTCCTAAAGCCAGGATAATTATGCTGCATAccgtagagcgcttagagacttctgacaaagtaagtattaagcgctatataagcaagtataaatatcatgaaatttcTTAAAATCTTCATTTATATGTTGTATAATTTATGAAGTTCAAATTTCACTGTAATATTTAACCGAACAATGTAATTTGtgattctttgtaaaaatatattttaaaaataattatttcaagatTCCTTACAGTTCTGTGATGATTGATAgattttattcttcttcatttcaaacaaatcgacAAAGCAAGTAGGAACAAATCAGAGTATGAATAACAGAAATAAAAGAGGGAACTCACTGGAAAGCGTTGTTTATTTATGTGAGTCCCCTGAAATAAATAACTgattaaaatttatcaaatacaaataaaaattaacAATGTTCAATAGAATAATTGCAAATACTAATGTGGTCAAGGTTCGTATGTTTATACACTATACAAAAATTgatacaatcatgacaatatatTCATACCCATGGTGTACAAAAgatatagatttttagtagctctataagatgataccaaagataagttgaaattcccattaaaaagtgatataaaattgcaaagaaaaatctcttcttttttttcaaaaggggttaggtccatttcagtttagttgcaaaaggggttaggtccacaatgataatttttaaaagaatatatagaaaaaaaattgaagatggGTAGATTtctttatacccaattttatgttcacatgatagggtagtacaacATGACAtcttagtttctcataagagtattgcagtaagtgagaataataaacatggtttttctcggaatggtaaaaagtggacctaaccccttttgcaaataaACTCTTCATATACAAGACAGCGATTCAGATagtgtatataaaataaattagaCAATACAAGATGGAATATGATGTACAGGATGGTAGATGTAATGCAATACTTGTAATtatgcaaaataataataatgacagtgGGAATTCATCTTGTATGATTCGATTCTTTCTGTTTTATTCTCACAGCTGCTGCATAAATCACTACAATCATCAAATAAACCAGATCTTCCTTAAAATGCTTGGATGGACTCATTCACAGGCCATGGTAAAACCATTCAGgtaataattcattttctaaTTGAAGAATATCACTGGCTACAagttaatgaatatgtgagATGAATTTTTTGATACCCTACAAAATACTTGTATGTTCGTCAGTGACAGAACTTTTACTGTGTCAGCTTCAAATAACGGGAATGATTTTCCTCTTATAATAAGTCTCTATCTATAGCAATGTTCAGAAAGGCATTAATATCTTGTCTCTTTTAATAGTAGTTTGTAGATTtagcattatacatgtataattccttttaattatttcattgtaagCACTTCGGGTCTTATGAGAAAAGGGCAGTATAAGCAatcagtaatgataataatgatgataatttggGTTTTCTTCTGTAATTGCCTGATTTTGAGAGGGAAGCAGATTCATTTCTACTTGAAGTAATCTGAAGTAATTGTAGTTCAGAGTCATTAGACAGTCTCTATGAGCTAACATGATCTCCACTGAGCACTTTATACCAGTTAACATGTAGAATGGATTTAGTAATTAATGTTTTGTGATAGGTAGTTGTATTCTTGATCTTGTTTGATATTCCTCCAGAAACCTACGAGCCGAAGTATACCGGACCATTGGGACGTGGCTCAAGACTGCTGGGGTATCGTCTGGATTTGCTACGATGGCAGGAGAAAAACTGATACATCAATGCATACAAGATGCTACGCCACCAGTGAGCACAACAaaggtatgatgatgatggtagtgatgatgatgatggtggtgaatttggttatgatgacaatggcgatcattttcataatgatgatgacgtcagtgatgacaatgttgatgatgatgatattcagATGTTCAAAATTTATTGTGGAGCCCAGttgattagtcttctgactttgaaacagatggtCTTGGGTTCGAGTCCCAACCATGGAGTAATTTCctacagcaagaaatttatccacattgtgctgatcttgacccaggtgagatgaatggtaCCTGGcaagattaattccttgcatgcactgcaccctgaaaggcagctcgagctaaggccggggtaataataatgataagcaatgcgcctcggaatatattatttttaatagatggtgctatataaatgcctattattattatgattattattattattgtaatgctcaaataaaataaattaacattGGCATTAATATCATAATCTGGCTGTCagtacacacaaaatacaatatataatgaataattaGAAAAATTATGGCAGTAAATAATATATGATGCAAACTTACACAACTGTAGTGCATGATAATACTAAACCAAAACAAGcctaaagatgatgataatgatgttgaggATTACAgaaaacaaagaagagaaaggggaaaagatGAAGATTAGGAGGAGAAGAACATGTCCACTTCTGACCTGTTTCAGAGAAGAGTGGCAAGTTAATAGTAATGCCTTCACTACCAAGCATGGGTTAGGACCAGTACCATGGAGTGATACATATACACATGTACAGACACAGATCATTATATTTGAGATTTTACATGAAGAATACATGTTCAGAGGCAGAGCCAAACACCCTGCCTAAGAAAGATACacggtgtaccgtgaaacctactatgCCAAACTTCCTGTTATTTATTCATAGGTTTGATTCTGGAAATATAGAAATTCCcagtttttattttgtatttcaccTTTGTCTTTTTTCTACAGTTGACAAGTGGTGTGCAGGCCAAGAGTGAGAAGAAAGGAGGGAAGGTAAAGGTCAAGGGTCAGAGTTCACAGAGCAGTGACCTATCATCCAGAGGTCAACAATCTGACCAGTACCTTGACAGGGTACTCTGTTTGACAGCATTACAAGGTGAGATCTTGATTTGAATAGGAGCAACTCTTGTGTGTCAAATTATTGTACTAGTGGGCGTATGGTAAAGAGAATATTCACTTATATattcactaatattttttttctatcaatgTAGATTTattggtccgtattctgaatttgggtttaacttaaactcaggtttaaagttatggtttaagtattgttacataaatcaataacagtagagatatcatatttccagctcatttggctctcaaatccttcataattgtctaggaagtataaatagatgattgccttcaccatcaatgaatcagaaagagcacagtaaacatgagaaacaTACGACGTAATGAATTTTTATaaaacttttggcttcccataattttagcacagagttagtccttagtctaagttaaacctgacttaagAATTCGGCCATTGAGTTGGAAACAGAATGAATAAATTGGAACTTTCTATACCAAGATTGTCATGCCAATTAGAATCAGCTGAAGGTTACTGTATGTAACTTAGTGAATCAGaagttttattttatgttcAAGTTTGGGAAATTCAAGTGAAGCTATTGCTAGGATTATATTAGCTTTAGCTTGTAACACAGATCTTAAATAGTTCTTGATCATGTAGTATTTGTGCAATGATtaatatttatgattattttctttttccagCATTGCGACAGTTGATGCTGACAAGTGGAGTCAAACTGAAAGCGAACCTTCATCAAGTGAgtaaaagaattttcaatatAACTGACCAAGATGTACATACTTTAAATATCGACTTTCCTCTCAGAAAGTCTATAGGCTCCTGTGCTGTAATATTAGTCTTGATGAGTATTCCTTTATGATAAAAGAATAGAAAAAGCAATAGTGAAATTAAGTATGATATGTGAATTGCTACTTTTAGTCTTCTGTTCCATCTATTAAATCTCCATTTGAGCATCCAACATGGTTAAATCCTAGTACGTCTGAAGCCATTTTGTCTACCAAcgatttggtctaattgccacttTGTTCACTTACCATTTTGTTAAATTTCGAGTGAGACTCCAGCTATTTCGTTGAAAATCCACCTGGTCTGACACTAATCTAATATATACTAGTCTAATATATGGTTAGATGAACTGTTTGTGAATGAATTATTCCTACATGTAACAAAGTGCAAAATAATAAGTACATGAATTAGTGGTGAGACTAAATGAGAATTACCAAGTGTGTATTAGACCACATTTAGTGTAGGCTGAGCAGTAATTAGACCAAAGTGGTGGTAGAACGAATATGTTTAGGCCATGTGATAGTAGGTCTATACTGTCTGAGAAAATCATGTGCCTTTTGACTAAGTGAATATTTACTGATAAAGACTGTGGGTTCTTTATCTACTAGTATTGAAATACAGCTGTATTTAGAATCACACTAATCTTTCTGTTCCCTATTTGTGGAATAAACATTGTTATAGTCAAGCCACAGTAAAGACTATGTGATTATAATGTTGAATTGTGGTTAAGGAATCTGTGACAGTTAGCAcatgaatttgatattatttcaatataacatgtttaatatttctaaatttaaatcttgATTACAGGACGTCTACCAGTTTATCATCCCTCTCTTGACTAAGATCCAGAGCAGTGATGCCTCCAGCATTCCATCACCATACACCTGTTCTGAGTGTAGGAAGGAGCTGTATGGGATACTCCTAGCAGTGGTACTGGTACCCCACCCCCAGGCCCCTTCACCCCTCAACCTGGCTGTGGCTATCTTCAAAGAGGGAAAGAATGACAGGAGTATAGAAGTAGGTGCACAAtactgtaaaagtggaaattttcgcGGTGTGGAAATTTTCACGGAATTCGCGGCGAGATTAGCGAGCGTGAATTCATGAGCAATTATTTTAATGCAAGTTTTGATCCGCGATGCAATTGCGTGTATCGTGGGTTTTGGCAAAGAGATTGCATAATTTGACCTATAGAGGGTGACatttaactcattgagtgcttcgtgcacgctacgtatcctactataacatgccacactcgtgctcgcacgcctactattgattgctttgtgcttgcattgtttcctaccctcgcctgcttcgtgcatgactgcgcacattcggaattacaatcattgttacgccgtttgcattgtattgcgcatcgcatgcatGCCGTAATTAGCTCTATTGTGTGAAGtgcgaactctgctttctgacagatcaacttacgcggtttacattcaactttttcgagtatttctacattttttacaagatatggctccgcctctgagagggAAGAGACCTGGGTtttttttgatccatacaaaacactccacaaaatggaactacttgatacaactcatattttagcggtaaagataataaccaattcatataatgaggacaccattataaggggtatgaaatttcctacaactttactacacaatattttgttgataaactaatcgttagagagttacaagcaattgtaatcatgactattgaaaggagtgaatacgactcgcgatcccaaaatcaatgtggcacaggggggttttgtggttggcacaggggattagcatcggattagcactgtggcattgggttagtagtgtgcgtggcatgttaagagttaagcAAGCAAGCTTGAGCTCCAAATTCATATGCATCGTGAGAATTTGTTCCCTATATCAGTTTACATGTTCAATTGATCACACATGTGATAACAATTCTGCATATACCATACTATTGAAACCACCTGTGTGAATTTAGGCCAGGGTACCCAAACAGATTTTCTTAAATACCAAGTAATTGTACAACTGTTAGTTCTCACATCCTCTATGATCTTCTTGTGTTCAGGTATCTAGTGCGTGCAGGGAAGCTGCCGTAATCTGCGACACCATCATTCACCCCCGGAGACCTCCCGTACCTTGCGCCAAATCCCAGGCCCCGCCTACCTCCTTGGTGCTCCAAGCTCCGCCCACTCCCGCACCAGGTACTTCCACCCTTCAGGAAGAACAAGTTGCCATGGAAATTGACTCTGGTGACAAAACATATCCAAGTGAAAGGATAGTGTCTTCCACCAAAGAGTGTGAGGTCCAGATAGTGTCTCCATTGCTTGATAGTGATGTACAAACTGTCGCTGATGAGCATCCACATGTTTCAATACAGGATGATGCCAAACACAACCGGGAAATATCCAATACTTTACCTGATAGCAGAAAAACTGATAAGGCATCCACATCAATTACCAGTGATGTAAGAACAGATAGTGAGGATGAAAACAAAGAgcaggaggaggaagaagaagaggagatgcaggaaaaagaggagaaagatgATGGTAAGAAGACAGACGAGAAGAAAGCCTAAGACGAGGAAAACCCTGGAACGTCAAGTCGAAAAAGAAAACAGGAAACATTGTCAAGTCCACAGGTAACTATATTTTCACCCATGATTAGTTTCTTCTTTTCACTGTTTATTTTAGAAAGAGTATCTTTGAAAATTGAATAGAGGACAAGCATTAATGTGGTGAATAGACATATATTTAACCATATTGATTTTCTATACTTGgggcagtttcataaagctgtgaCTTGaggaacgactggtgatcctttcttgtggtaaataatattcaccattaaatattcattgatgattatttagcacgtaagaaagtatcaccagtcgtttttaaagtcactcttaacttacaaacagctttatgaaatggcctgCAGGTGTTTATAAGCAAACATGCCAAAACTTTTAGTGCGTTACAGCCTGCTGATTGATCATATGATAATGTATTGTGTATGATATATAAGCCATTGAAGAAAATTACAttactgggggccgtttcataaagctgtttcttaagttaagaacgactggtgaacctttcttatgcgcttaaccatcgccaatgaatatgccatttaccacaagaaaggatcgccagtcgttcttaaagtcgctcttaacttatgaacagctttatgaaacacccaccaggtataCAATATGGTAGTAATGGGCGGTTGTtgcaaacaaatttgaaaacatttattGAGAAATACTATCATaatcctggggtggtattctagaacacatatatattttgtcatttttctttgAGATGTGACACCACAATGCTTGTCACTAATTGGTATCCTTAACATTGCCTTTTCCCTGCCATATCTCTCtaagttcccgcccatcttttcaGAAACAGAccaataaaaatcattaaatccCAGTGGGAGatctgggggggggcacttccattgactagtggataccatgcgcaaccacgg contains:
- the LOC121430168 gene encoding proline-, glutamic acid- and leucine-rich protein 1-like, whose amino-acid sequence is MEHKLLENASKLLQQNVHGSNSKQTSKLIARHSADHSVDTLIFSGKKRGSLHDWISQVNANLSTSASRLEGLVILRAIIQQCSQETFSECCVTWVRLLISIFQPHQTPSIVEIASGILVDIFKTASSQSNEITRDLAINHIPGLLGTLLNAESEEWLVPSLRLLAVCMECFPGPCGAISYKLEAMITPHLDSIYPDIQKLAQKCYPLLARLGGGGSGGIKYTEAFKHYSMLILNTLRTKLAVLYVEYASDLEPSSEEGIEPISLSLAPIEEPMRTFHLTNQIESLTKCLQIMLRNEFPAKASIPVKSMLDYISSALDVTGKTLDDHVTSESSMLALVLPRIHQATLQLLKALIESCCINHYNHQINQIFLKMLGWTHSQAMVKPFRNLRAEVYRTIGTWLKTAGVSSGFATMAGEKLIHQCIQDATPPVSTTKLTSGVQAKSEKKGGKVKVKGQSSQSSDLSSRGQQSDQYLDRVLCLTALQALRQLMLTSGVKLKANLHQDVYQFIIPLLTKIQSSDASSIPSPYTCSECRKELYGILLAVVLVPHPQAPSPLNLAVAIFKEGKNDRSIEVSSACREAAVICDTIIHPRRPPVPCAKSQAPPTSLVLQAPPTPAPGTSTLQEEQVAMEIDSGDKTYPSERIVSSTKECEVQIVSPLLDSDVQTVADEHPHVSIQDDAKHNREISNTLPDSRKTDKASTSITSDVRTDSEDENKEQEEEEEEEMQEKEEKDDGKKTDEKKA